Below is a window of Humulus lupulus chromosome 9, drHumLupu1.1, whole genome shotgun sequence DNA.
GTATGTATTTCTTTATTTGCCATTAAATTtaattttggaagatcttgtatCAGAAGTTATAatatcaatttatatatatatatatatatgtgtgtgtgtgtttaagcatgtagaaaatatataaatttgtaCCAACGTAGTTGGCCAATTGCCCCttctaaaattttaaaatttttaaaatttatatgtcagtctataattttttattcttggctcataaaaaaaattactcgTATTTTTCTTGAAATTACAACCTATATGTATACAggcttaatttatttatttatttttttatatcccctccaatttttatattaatattataatatagatCCGtccctataaatatacatatatatatatatatgtggtatACATTAGATGTGTTAAGACTAGCTCCAAAATTTACCTGCTATATATATTAGTAAACATCAATTTTTCAAAAGGGAATGACATAATATGAAAATTAAGTTTGGTTTTTTCAGTTGAGATGTATCGTTATTGATTATAGGAATCTTTATAGTACTATTTGGTAAATGTGTTTGGAGCAGCCCCAGGAGTAGCACAAGTAGTTTGAGgcttacaaatatatataataaagccaTGGTGTACACGATTGCCAGACAAGCTAGGACGATATGGCAGAAATGGAATCTCCGGAGCTTGATCATGATAAGCCTTTCACTCCAGGCCTTTCTAATAACCACAGCTCCATTGCGGAAGCGAACTGCCAACATTTGGGTGAAAATTCTCATTTGGATCGCTTACCTGCTAGCCGATTTCGTAGCACTTTTCTCACTGGGACTCATCTCCGACAAGCAAGGAGATTATACCGAGTATAATCTGGGTTGTGATCTTATGGCTTTCTGGGCACCATTCTGTTTGCTCCATTTGGGAGGTCCAGACACAATAACAGCTCTCTCTCTTCAAGATAACTCTCTTTGGTTAAGGCACTTGATTGGGCTTATATTCCAGGTGATTATTTCTCTTTATGTATTTGTGGAATCCCTTCCCAACAACAGATTATGGCTTCCCATCTCTTTTCTCTTCGTCGCCGGTATGATCAAGTATTATGAGAGGAATCATGCTCTCTATCTCGCCAATTTTTACAACTTCCGTGGCGAAGCTGGACCCAACTACGCTAAACTAATGCAGGAAATGTCGTCATTTAAAAGCTCAAGAATTCCAGTCCAAGTTCAAATGGTTCCTCGACGAAAGAAAGAATCTATCATCACCACTTCCAAGGGAAAGAATAATAATCATGAGTTTATTAGGTTGGTTCGAAGCGCTTATTACTTCTTCAATATATTTAAATATCTGGCCATTGATGAGCTTGTGTTACCTATGTCCGACCGGAACGAAAGCCGAGATTATTACCATGAAATAGGATCAGCAAATGCTTTCAAAGTCTTGTCAGCTGAACTCAACTTCTTCTACGGAGCGGTCTATACAAAAGCCCTCGCTCTGCATTCACAAAAAGGATACTTCCTTCGCCTCACATCAACTCTAGCTATTTTGGTGTCATTTTCTCTCTTCCTTCATAATTCCACGAAACACAGATTCCCTATTGTTGATCTCTGGGTAACATACATCTTGTTCGCGGGTGCGATTGCTCTGGATGCTGTGGCTTTTGTTTTGATGGTTTCCTCTGACTGGACTATCGTCAAACTCGGCAACAAGCTAGAAGATTATCCTTGTTTGAAAAAGGTGTTTGAGTGGTACCTTGAACTTAACACACCGACTTTACCTAATTACACACCAAAATTATCGACGGAGAAGGAATCAAAGACTCGCCGTTGGGCTCCAAAACGTGTATTATTCTCGAGATGGTCTGGTCTTGTTCGTGGATGCAACTTAGTAGAGTATTCCCTCAGAGAAGGAGCACTCCCCGAATTGGAAACAATTGGCATGCGTGACCTCCTCTTCAACAAATTTAGCCAAAACCTTGGCCTGACGAAAACTATAGAGAAGTGTTTGATAGTCGACAAGAACGATCTTACCCAAGAACTCTGGGAATTCATTTACCGAGAATTGAAGAAGAAATCCATTATCGTTGGCGGTGATATCGAGATGGCGAAGAAAATATCTTCAGCGAGAGGAGATTGGATTCTCCGGGAACAAGACCAACTCCACATCCATCATCACTTGATCAAGACGTACGTTGATGAAGTCGACTACGCCGAGAGCCTTCTACTGTGGCATGTTGCAACTGAAATCTGCTACAACCTCGACGAAAAAGACAGTGATAAGCCCGAAGGATATTATCGTAAGTTTAGCAAGGTGTTGTCTGATTACATGTTGTATCTTCTACGCTTCGAGCCGACTCTGTTATCTTCGGTGGCGGGTATTGGCGAAGTAAGGTTCATTGATACTTGTGCCGAGGCGAAGAGATTCTTTGTTGGACAAGGGTTGACAAAAGTGGAGGATAAAGAAAAGGCCTGCGAAAGAGTGATTAAGGTAGATACGAGTGTTAAACCTGCGTGGGTGAAGGGAACAAAGAGCCAGTCGGTGCTATTCGATGCGTGTAGACTGGGGAAAGAACTACAAAAGGTGGAATCGGAAAAGAAATGGATGCTGGTGTTTCAAGTGTGGGTGGAGCTGTTGTCGTATGCTGCATGTCAGTGTAGAGCAAAGCCGCATCTTACGTTGTTGGGTACTGGTGGAGAGCTTGTCACTTATGTTTGGCTGTTGATGGCTCATTTCGGGATTGGGGAGCACTTGTATGTTACTGATCAAGACCACCATGCACAAGCAAAGCTGCTTCTACGCATGTAAACCAAAAGTTAAacttttatatattatatatatatttatatatatgctaGGTATAAAATACGTGGAAAGCccgttatattttatatttttaaaaaaaatgatgtaatattaaaagaaaatggatAATAAATAACATGATTATTAAAATGTACAATATTATTTAAGTAGAAAGGTGTTGTCTACCTCAAGAATTATTTTGAGACATATTTTTAAATAGTGATTGCTtcaataacatataatatattaaatcTATAACTGGTTAAAACCAACTTAAATGAAATAATTGAGCTCGACAAATTAGGTAAGAAGGATTTCGACGAAGCTAATTAACAATACAGTCGACATGAAACAAATGCAAACATTGTGGCATATGTGCATAGCTCGTTTCTACTTCAAATTCCTCCAAACACACAGGACAGGTCTGCCCTATCTGTTTATCACATTCTCCAACTATAAAAGTAATAAGAATCAAATCCACAATCTCCATATGATTCCAATATGGAAACCAATCCTCAATTGCC
It encodes the following:
- the LOC133799600 gene encoding uncharacterized protein LOC133799600, with the translated sequence MVYTIARQARTIWQKWNLRSLIMISLSLQAFLITTAPLRKRTANIWVKILIWIAYLLADFVALFSLGLISDKQGDYTEYNLGCDLMAFWAPFCLLHLGGPDTITALSLQDNSLWLRHLIGLIFQVIISLYVFVESLPNNRLWLPISFLFVAGMIKYYERNHALYLANFYNFRGEAGPNYAKLMQEMSSFKSSRIPVQVQMVPRRKKESIITTSKGKNNNHEFIRLVRSAYYFFNIFKYLAIDELVLPMSDRNESRDYYHEIGSANAFKVLSAELNFFYGAVYTKALALHSQKGYFLRLTSTLAILVSFSLFLHNSTKHRFPIVDLWVTYILFAGAIALDAVAFVLMVSSDWTIVKLGNKLEDYPCLKKVFEWYLELNTPTLPNYTPKLSTEKESKTRRWAPKRVLFSRWSGLVRGCNLVEYSLREGALPELETIGMRDLLFNKFSQNLGLTKTIEKCLIVDKNDLTQELWEFIYRELKKKSIIVGGDIEMAKKISSARGDWILREQDQLHIHHHLIKTYVDEVDYAESLLLWHVATEICYNLDEKDSDKPEGYYRKFSKVLSDYMLYLLRFEPTLLSSVAGIGEVRFIDTCAEAKRFFVGQGLTKVEDKEKACERVIKVDTSVKPAWVKGTKSQSVLFDACRLGKELQKVESEKKWMLVFQVWVELLSYAACQCRAKPHLTLLGTGGELVTYVWLLMAHFGIGEHLYVTDQDHHAQAKLLLRM